Below is a genomic region from Botrytis cinerea B05.10 chromosome 2, complete sequence.
AGCAGCGAAGTATCAATAGTGCTAATTACACCTAGATTTTATTCTCAGAGCCCGAAAAATCGGCAAAGGGAAACGATGTAGAAGTGGTGGCTGCAGAGTAGATGATAGATTCTTCCCCGCCTATAGGTCCCAGGTACTAGTGGGACATTCCGAAGAACCAAAGAGCGCTAAGCTATCATCGCATTAAGCGTCAGCGATAAGAACATCAGATAAGATAAAGAACACTTGCTTAatcaaacaagcaagcaaaggATCAGGAAGAATTCCATATTTGTTagaatacatacacacaaaagTTTCGGATGTTCATTAAGTACTAGCAAGAACTTCAGCGATTCAAGCTACTCTAAGACTCCTAAATAATCCCAAGTTTGAGACCTTGAACCATTCGAACTGTgacaaaatcaaaagccTGTCACAATGCCAAGTCACGTGATCACGAGACTTCAAGCGACGCGAGATCCTTTTCGTGTTCCAGCCTGTCTTCCTTTTCGCAATTTATCCCCACGCTTTCCCACCTTCCCAAATGCCTCCATGACCGACCTCCTAGATATTCTCCCTAACTTCCCCACACAAAAACATGTGCGACTCCTCCCTTCACTGGAGAAGAGTCTCGTCACCGTAGCTGATCTGCTCACTCTTGATTGTGTTGAGATAGCCAAACGAGCGACTTTACCACCCTTGGATGTTAAAAGGTTATGTGCAGATGTGCTGGAACATTTAAGAGGAGATCTTGGGATAGGCGAGGTAAATCCTGGACATGAGGGTGCTGAAGGGGATGAGAAGAATGTAGACggggagggggaggtgaAGAAGCTGAGGAAGTCGGGAAAGGAAGTTGCGAATATGTGGGAGGCTATAAGTACattggatgatgatatggatcGCGCATTGGGAGGCGGTATTCCAGCAGGCTATATTACGGAGGTTACAGGCGAAAGGTATGCCTCGTTTACATTGCTGCCTTTCTCTGCTTTGCCTTGTCTGCCGGGTCTTCTAACTAAAACACAATTTCAGCGGCGCAGGTAAAACGCAATTCCTCCTAacccttcttctctctgCTCAACTTCCGGCACCTCATGGCCTCGCCTCTCCCACTCTCTACATATCTACCGAATCTTCTCTCCCCATAACGCGACTCTCCCAACTCTTGCGCACTCACCCTCTTCTCGCTTCTCATCCATCACCACCTTCTCTCGACAGAGTTATCTCCATTTCGACACCTGATCTCGAATCCCAAGATCATATTCTCCGTTTCCAAGTCCCTGTCGCTATCAAACGCCATGGTATTCGTTTACTCATACTCGACAGCGTAGCCGCAAACTACAGAGCTGAATTTGAAAGACCCGGTGTGACTAAGGGGGGTGGAAATATGGCACAGAGAAGTGCTGAATTAGTCAAGTTGGGGCAACTTTTAAGAGACTTGGCAAGGGAACACGGAGTGGCTATTGTAGTCGCCAATCAAGTAGCTGATCGATTTAtaggtggaagtggaagagcAAGTCCAATGGCTTATGGCcaaaagagggaaagagaaagagacaTGCAAAGCAGTCCACTCGCGAAAAGGAGTTTAGGCTCAAATGGAGCTATGCCAGTACCATCAAGTTCAATAAATGTTCCCATGTCAAGCATTCCCGGTAGTAGCATTGGCAATCGAGTAGGATCTCGAGATTATTCCATCATAACACCAGATCCCATGTCACTGGATCATCAACAACGATGGTTCACAGGCTGGGGTGATGATCCGCACCCTTCTTATACATCATCCAAAAATGTCAAGACACCCTCTTTAGGGTTAATATGGACCACGCAAATAGCATGTCGAATAGCACTCATTAAGAAGCCCGTCTATGGACGAGCAAGAAATGAGATTatggaggaaggagagagaggagaacCAGTATTAAAAAGATGGAGACGATGGatgaaaattgtttttgCGGGATGGGCAATTGAAAGTGGAGAGGGATTGAATGGAAGTGTTGAGTTTGAGATCAGGGGCGAGGGAATGTTTGCCGTTAAGCATGGAAAGggagttgatgatgatggggagGATGTTTTGTAG
It encodes:
- the Bcrad57 gene encoding Bcrad57, which codes for MTDLLDILPNFPTQKHVRLLPSLEKSLVTVADLLTLDCVEIAKRATLPPLDVKRLCADVLEHLRGDLGIGEVNPGHEGAEGDEKNVDGEGEVKKLRKSGKEVANMWEAISTLDDDMDRALGGGIPAGYITEVTGESGAGKTQFLLTLLLSAQLPAPHGLASPTLYISTESSLPITRLSQLLRTHPLLASHPSPPSLDRVISISTPDLESQDHILRFQVPVAIKRHGIRLLILDSVAANYRAEFERPGVTKGGGNMAQRSAELVKLGQLLRDLAREHGVAIVVANQVADRFIGGSGRASPMAYGQKRERERDMQSSPLAKRSLGSNGAMPVPSSSINVPMSSIPGSSIGNRVGSRDYSIITPDPMSLDHQQRWFTGWGDDPHPSYTSSKNVKTPSLGLIWTTQIACRIALIKKPVYGRARNEIMEEGERGEPVLKRWRRWMKIVFAGWAIESGEGLNGSVEFEIRGEGMFAVKHGKGVDDDGEDVL